One Phoenix dactylifera cultivar Barhee BC4 chromosome 14, palm_55x_up_171113_PBpolish2nd_filt_p, whole genome shotgun sequence DNA window includes the following coding sequences:
- the LOC103697170 gene encoding transmembrane protein 245-like isoform X3, producing the protein MSRRKRPPPPPPRKKKPQQQKEKEEDDDEEEVAGLGMGNSLSRDPQVCLALYIAMAHAGLALSLALLYGLTRLLRDYWRPILWALLCSMPLRELHTAIVSFWSHPLRLGLLETLLAIPLAAFRSAASSLIDSHAAVLRLLHRRAPLLPTPTAPVGFSKLMQWLVSFGLFVLLHERVGPLSLPVFAVPALLAYANGSRPPPVAATLSRIHSRRRPRPARTPVLSRLSRYLTSGLLSRLHTLVAISLIIFMIFGTLSGFLFFSYKIGIEGRDAVISIKTHLQHHNYSQWIGFQKWMDDNDVPVLIESYTSKFYESISQYIDSLALQYNATEIVDGFRLHLLKPLESSNSSAIAEQREHHHAFPKKLQIFLHRVRNQEWRLIYAESDGVFREFLAVIARDDLMEKIKAIALQSIDVSKRVFASTTMVLAGSANILFSVTLSLLSGAVELLNFVSQLTLFFWLLYYLITLESGGVMDHVLEMLPISKSTRVRCAEVLDHAVSSVLLATAKVALFQGCFTYLLFRFYRIHFLYVSTSLAWMSAVFPITPFWLSSIPAAAQLVMEARYVEAVGLTAVHLVLLDYGTCAIQDEIPGQSSYLTGLSIIGGIALFPSVLEVPPPLGPLAISK; encoded by the coding sequence ATGTCCCGGCGCaaacgtcctcctcctcctcctccacgtaAAAAGAAGCCACAGCAgcagaaggaaaaagaggaggacgatGACGAGGAGGAGGTCGCGGGTCTGGGCATGGGCAACTCCCTGTCTCGCGACCCCCAGGTGTGCCTGGCCCTCTACATCGCCATGGCGCACGCCGGCCTCGCCCTCTCCCTCGCCCTCCTCTACGGCCTCACTCGCCTCCTCCGCGACTACTGGCGCCCCATCCTGTGGGCCCTCCTCTGCTCCATGCCCCTCCGCGAGCTCCACACCGCCATCGTCTCCTTCTGGTCCCACCCCCTCCGCCTGGGCCTCCTCGAGACCCTCCTCGCCATCCCCCTCGCCGCCTTCCGCTCCGCCGCATCCTCCCTCATCGACTCCCACGCCGccgtcctccgcctcctccaccgCCGCGCCCCCCTCCTCCCCACCCCCACCGCCCCCGTCGGCTTCTCCAAGCTCATGCAGTGGCTCGTCTCCTTCGGCCTCTTCGTCCTCCTCCACGAGCGCGTCggccccctctccctccccgtCTTCGCCGTCCCCGCTCTCCTCGCCTACGCCAACGGCTCCCGCCCGCCCCCCGtcgccgccaccctctcccgcATCCACAGCCGCCGCCGACCCCGCCCCGCCCGCACCCCCGTCCTCAGCCGCCTCTCCCGCTACCTCACCTCCGGCCTGCTCTCCCGCCTCCACACCCTCGTCGCCATCAGCCTCATCATCTTCATGATCTTCGGCACCCTCTCcggtttcctcttcttctcctacaAGATCGGCATCGAGGGCAGGGACGCGGTTATCTCCATCAAAACCCACCTCCAGCACCACAATTACTCGCAGTGGATCGGGtttcaaaagtggatggatgacaaCGATGTCCCCGTGCTCATCGAGTCTTACACCTCCAAATTCTACGAGAGCATCTCCCAGTACATCGACTCCCTTGCCCTCCAATACAATGCCACTGAGATAGTGGATGGTTTCAGGCTCCACTTGCTCAAGCCATTGGAATCTTCCAATTCCTCGGCCATAGCTGAGCAACGAGAACATCATCATGCTTTCCCCAAGAAGCTGCAGATTTTCCTCCACAGGGTCAGGAACCAGGAGTGGAGGTTGATTTATGCCGAGTCGGATGGGGTTTTCAGAGAATTCCTGGCTGTGATTGCGAGGGACGACTTGATGGAGAAGATTAAGGCCATCGCTCTTCAGAGCATCGATGTCTCGAAGCGGGTGTTTGCTAGTACCACCATGGTTTTGGCAGGGAGTGCGAACATCTTGTTCTCTGTCACTCTTTCGCTTCTCTCTGGGGCTGTGGAATTGCTGAACTTTGTTTCCCAGCTCACACTTTTCTTCTGGCTTCTGTATTATCTGATCACTTTGGAATCAGGGGGTGTCATGGACCATGTTCTGGAGATGCTTCCCATCTCCAAGTCGACTCGTGTCCGATGTGCAGAGGTTCTCGACCATGCTGTCAGTAGTGTGTTGTTGGCCACTGCTAAGGTGGCCCTGTTCCAGGGGTGTTTTACTTATCTTTTGTTCCGGTTCTACCGCATACATTTCCTCTATGTCTCGACTTCCCTTGCATGGATGAGTGCTGTTTTCCCGATAACCCCATTTTGGCTTTCGTCCATCCCTGCAGCAGCTCAGTTGGTTATGGAAGCTAGATATGTTGAAGCTGTTGGATTAACAGCGGTTCATCTTGTACTTTTGGATTATGGTACATGTGCCATCCAAGATGAGATACCTGGGCAGAGCTCTTACCTGACAGGGCTTAGCATTATTGGTGGCATTGCATTGTTCCCATCTGTCTTGGAG
- the LOC103697170 gene encoding transmembrane protein 245-like isoform X2: MSRRKRPPPPPPRKKKPQQQKEKEEDDDEEEVAGLGMGNSLSRDPQVCLALYIAMAHAGLALSLALLYGLTRLLRDYWRPILWALLCSMPLRELHTAIVSFWSHPLRLGLLETLLAIPLAAFRSAASSLIDSHAAVLRLLHRRAPLLPTPTAPVGFSKLMQWLVSFGLFVLLHERVGPLSLPVFAVPALLAYANGSRPPPVAATLSRIHSRRRPRPARTPVLSRLSRYLTSGLLSRLHTLVAISLIIFMIFGTLSGFLFFSYKIGIEGRDAVISIKTHLQHHNYSQWIGFQKWMDDNDVPVLIESYTSKFYESISQYIDSLALQYNATEIVDGFRLHLLKPLESSNSSAIAEQREHHHAFPKKLQIFLHRVRNQEWRLIYAESDGVFREFLAVIARDDLMEKIKAIALQSIDVSKRVFASTTMVLAGSANILFSVTLSLLSGAVELLNFVSQLTLFFWLLYYLITLESGGVMDHVLEMLPISKSTRVRCAEVLDHAVSSVLLATAKVALFQGCFTYLLFRFYRIHFLYVSTSLAWMSAVFPITPFWLSSIPAAAQLVMEARYVEAVGLTAVHLVLLDYGTCAIQDEIPGQSSYLTGLSIIGGIALFPSVLEMMLSTIKENQFSNRKEKKSGGQSWDHY; encoded by the exons ATGTCCCGGCGCaaacgtcctcctcctcctcctccacgtaAAAAGAAGCCACAGCAgcagaaggaaaaagaggaggacgatGACGAGGAGGAGGTCGCGGGTCTGGGCATGGGCAACTCCCTGTCTCGCGACCCCCAGGTGTGCCTGGCCCTCTACATCGCCATGGCGCACGCCGGCCTCGCCCTCTCCCTCGCCCTCCTCTACGGCCTCACTCGCCTCCTCCGCGACTACTGGCGCCCCATCCTGTGGGCCCTCCTCTGCTCCATGCCCCTCCGCGAGCTCCACACCGCCATCGTCTCCTTCTGGTCCCACCCCCTCCGCCTGGGCCTCCTCGAGACCCTCCTCGCCATCCCCCTCGCCGCCTTCCGCTCCGCCGCATCCTCCCTCATCGACTCCCACGCCGccgtcctccgcctcctccaccgCCGCGCCCCCCTCCTCCCCACCCCCACCGCCCCCGTCGGCTTCTCCAAGCTCATGCAGTGGCTCGTCTCCTTCGGCCTCTTCGTCCTCCTCCACGAGCGCGTCggccccctctccctccccgtCTTCGCCGTCCCCGCTCTCCTCGCCTACGCCAACGGCTCCCGCCCGCCCCCCGtcgccgccaccctctcccgcATCCACAGCCGCCGCCGACCCCGCCCCGCCCGCACCCCCGTCCTCAGCCGCCTCTCCCGCTACCTCACCTCCGGCCTGCTCTCCCGCCTCCACACCCTCGTCGCCATCAGCCTCATCATCTTCATGATCTTCGGCACCCTCTCcggtttcctcttcttctcctacaAGATCGGCATCGAGGGCAGGGACGCGGTTATCTCCATCAAAACCCACCTCCAGCACCACAATTACTCGCAGTGGATCGGGtttcaaaagtggatggatgacaaCGATGTCCCCGTGCTCATCGAGTCTTACACCTCCAAATTCTACGAGAGCATCTCCCAGTACATCGACTCCCTTGCCCTCCAATACAATGCCACTGAGATAGTGGATGGTTTCAGGCTCCACTTGCTCAAGCCATTGGAATCTTCCAATTCCTCGGCCATAGCTGAGCAACGAGAACATCATCATGCTTTCCCCAAGAAGCTGCAGATTTTCCTCCACAGGGTCAGGAACCAGGAGTGGAGGTTGATTTATGCCGAGTCGGATGGGGTTTTCAGAGAATTCCTGGCTGTGATTGCGAGGGACGACTTGATGGAGAAGATTAAGGCCATCGCTCTTCAGAGCATCGATGTCTCGAAGCGGGTGTTTGCTAGTACCACCATGGTTTTGGCAGGGAGTGCGAACATCTTGTTCTCTGTCACTCTTTCGCTTCTCTCTGGGGCTGTGGAATTGCTGAACTTTGTTTCCCAGCTCACACTTTTCTTCTGGCTTCTGTATTATCTGATCACTTTGGAATCAGGGGGTGTCATGGACCATGTTCTGGAGATGCTTCCCATCTCCAAGTCGACTCGTGTCCGATGTGCAGAGGTTCTCGACCATGCTGTCAGTAGTGTGTTGTTGGCCACTGCTAAGGTGGCCCTGTTCCAGGGGTGTTTTACTTATCTTTTGTTCCGGTTCTACCGCATACATTTCCTCTATGTCTCGACTTCCCTTGCATGGATGAGTGCTGTTTTCCCGATAACCCCATTTTGGCTTTCGTCCATCCCTGCAGCAGCTCAGTTGGTTATGGAAGCTAGATATGTTGAAGCTGTTGGATTAACAGCGGTTCATCTTGTACTTTTGGATTATGGTACATGTGCCATCCAAGATGAGATACCTGGGCAGAGCTCTTACCTGACAGGGCTTAGCATTATTGGTGGCATTGCATTGTTCCCATCTGTCTTGGAG ATGATGCTATCTACTATAAAGGAGAATCAGTTTTCaaatagaaaggaaaaaaaatctgg
- the LOC103697170 gene encoding transmembrane protein 245-like isoform X4, translating to MSRRKRPPPPPPRKKKPQQQKEKEEDDDEEEVAGLGMGNSLSRDPQVCLALYIAMAHAGLALSLALLYGLTRLLRDYWRPILWALLCSMPLRELHTAIVSFWSHPLRLGLLETLLAIPLAAFRSAASSLIDSHAAVLRLLHRRAPLLPTPTAPVGFSKLMQWLVSFGLFVLLHERVGPLSLPVFAVPALLAYANGSRPPPVAATLSRIHSRRRPRPARTPVLSRLSRYLTSGLLSRLHTLVAISLIIFMIFGTLSGFLFFSYKIGIEGRDAVISIKTHLQHHNYSQWIGFQKWMDDNDVPVLIESYTSKFYESISQYIDSLALQYNATEIVDGFRLHLLKPLESSNSSAIAEQREHHHAFPKKLQIFLHRVRNQEWRLIYAESDGVFREFLAVIARDDLMEKIKAIALQSIDVSKRVFASTTMVLAGSANILFSVTLSLLSGAVELLNFVSQLTLFFWLLYYLITLESGGVMDHVLEMLPISKSTRVRCAEVLDHAVSSVLLATAKVALFQGCFTYLLFRFYRIHFLYVSTSLAWMSAVFPITPFWLSSIPAAAQLVMEARYVEAVGLTAVHLVLLDYGTCAIQDEIPGQSSYLTGLSIIGGIALFPSVLEIYDSPR from the exons ATGTCCCGGCGCaaacgtcctcctcctcctcctccacgtaAAAAGAAGCCACAGCAgcagaaggaaaaagaggaggacgatGACGAGGAGGAGGTCGCGGGTCTGGGCATGGGCAACTCCCTGTCTCGCGACCCCCAGGTGTGCCTGGCCCTCTACATCGCCATGGCGCACGCCGGCCTCGCCCTCTCCCTCGCCCTCCTCTACGGCCTCACTCGCCTCCTCCGCGACTACTGGCGCCCCATCCTGTGGGCCCTCCTCTGCTCCATGCCCCTCCGCGAGCTCCACACCGCCATCGTCTCCTTCTGGTCCCACCCCCTCCGCCTGGGCCTCCTCGAGACCCTCCTCGCCATCCCCCTCGCCGCCTTCCGCTCCGCCGCATCCTCCCTCATCGACTCCCACGCCGccgtcctccgcctcctccaccgCCGCGCCCCCCTCCTCCCCACCCCCACCGCCCCCGTCGGCTTCTCCAAGCTCATGCAGTGGCTCGTCTCCTTCGGCCTCTTCGTCCTCCTCCACGAGCGCGTCggccccctctccctccccgtCTTCGCCGTCCCCGCTCTCCTCGCCTACGCCAACGGCTCCCGCCCGCCCCCCGtcgccgccaccctctcccgcATCCACAGCCGCCGCCGACCCCGCCCCGCCCGCACCCCCGTCCTCAGCCGCCTCTCCCGCTACCTCACCTCCGGCCTGCTCTCCCGCCTCCACACCCTCGTCGCCATCAGCCTCATCATCTTCATGATCTTCGGCACCCTCTCcggtttcctcttcttctcctacaAGATCGGCATCGAGGGCAGGGACGCGGTTATCTCCATCAAAACCCACCTCCAGCACCACAATTACTCGCAGTGGATCGGGtttcaaaagtggatggatgacaaCGATGTCCCCGTGCTCATCGAGTCTTACACCTCCAAATTCTACGAGAGCATCTCCCAGTACATCGACTCCCTTGCCCTCCAATACAATGCCACTGAGATAGTGGATGGTTTCAGGCTCCACTTGCTCAAGCCATTGGAATCTTCCAATTCCTCGGCCATAGCTGAGCAACGAGAACATCATCATGCTTTCCCCAAGAAGCTGCAGATTTTCCTCCACAGGGTCAGGAACCAGGAGTGGAGGTTGATTTATGCCGAGTCGGATGGGGTTTTCAGAGAATTCCTGGCTGTGATTGCGAGGGACGACTTGATGGAGAAGATTAAGGCCATCGCTCTTCAGAGCATCGATGTCTCGAAGCGGGTGTTTGCTAGTACCACCATGGTTTTGGCAGGGAGTGCGAACATCTTGTTCTCTGTCACTCTTTCGCTTCTCTCTGGGGCTGTGGAATTGCTGAACTTTGTTTCCCAGCTCACACTTTTCTTCTGGCTTCTGTATTATCTGATCACTTTGGAATCAGGGGGTGTCATGGACCATGTTCTGGAGATGCTTCCCATCTCCAAGTCGACTCGTGTCCGATGTGCAGAGGTTCTCGACCATGCTGTCAGTAGTGTGTTGTTGGCCACTGCTAAGGTGGCCCTGTTCCAGGGGTGTTTTACTTATCTTTTGTTCCGGTTCTACCGCATACATTTCCTCTATGTCTCGACTTCCCTTGCATGGATGAGTGCTGTTTTCCCGATAACCCCATTTTGGCTTTCGTCCATCCCTGCAGCAGCTCAGTTGGTTATGGAAGCTAGATATGTTGAAGCTGTTGGATTAACAGCGGTTCATCTTGTACTTTTGGATTATGGTACATGTGCCATCCAAGATGAGATACCTGGGCAGAGCTCTTACCTGACAGGGCTTAGCATTATTGGTGGCATTGCATTGTTCCCATCTGTCTTGGAG ATCTACGACTCTCCACGGTAG
- the LOC103697170 gene encoding transmembrane protein 245-like isoform X1, whose amino-acid sequence MSRRKRPPPPPPRKKKPQQQKEKEEDDDEEEVAGLGMGNSLSRDPQVCLALYIAMAHAGLALSLALLYGLTRLLRDYWRPILWALLCSMPLRELHTAIVSFWSHPLRLGLLETLLAIPLAAFRSAASSLIDSHAAVLRLLHRRAPLLPTPTAPVGFSKLMQWLVSFGLFVLLHERVGPLSLPVFAVPALLAYANGSRPPPVAATLSRIHSRRRPRPARTPVLSRLSRYLTSGLLSRLHTLVAISLIIFMIFGTLSGFLFFSYKIGIEGRDAVISIKTHLQHHNYSQWIGFQKWMDDNDVPVLIESYTSKFYESISQYIDSLALQYNATEIVDGFRLHLLKPLESSNSSAIAEQREHHHAFPKKLQIFLHRVRNQEWRLIYAESDGVFREFLAVIARDDLMEKIKAIALQSIDVSKRVFASTTMVLAGSANILFSVTLSLLSGAVELLNFVSQLTLFFWLLYYLITLESGGVMDHVLEMLPISKSTRVRCAEVLDHAVSSVLLATAKVALFQGCFTYLLFRFYRIHFLYVSTSLAWMSAVFPITPFWLSSIPAAAQLVMEARYVEAVGLTAVHLVLLDYGTCAIQDEIPGQSSYLTGLSIIGGIALFPSVLEGAIMGPLLMTIMIAVKNLYVEFVLLSGK is encoded by the coding sequence ATGTCCCGGCGCaaacgtcctcctcctcctcctccacgtaAAAAGAAGCCACAGCAgcagaaggaaaaagaggaggacgatGACGAGGAGGAGGTCGCGGGTCTGGGCATGGGCAACTCCCTGTCTCGCGACCCCCAGGTGTGCCTGGCCCTCTACATCGCCATGGCGCACGCCGGCCTCGCCCTCTCCCTCGCCCTCCTCTACGGCCTCACTCGCCTCCTCCGCGACTACTGGCGCCCCATCCTGTGGGCCCTCCTCTGCTCCATGCCCCTCCGCGAGCTCCACACCGCCATCGTCTCCTTCTGGTCCCACCCCCTCCGCCTGGGCCTCCTCGAGACCCTCCTCGCCATCCCCCTCGCCGCCTTCCGCTCCGCCGCATCCTCCCTCATCGACTCCCACGCCGccgtcctccgcctcctccaccgCCGCGCCCCCCTCCTCCCCACCCCCACCGCCCCCGTCGGCTTCTCCAAGCTCATGCAGTGGCTCGTCTCCTTCGGCCTCTTCGTCCTCCTCCACGAGCGCGTCggccccctctccctccccgtCTTCGCCGTCCCCGCTCTCCTCGCCTACGCCAACGGCTCCCGCCCGCCCCCCGtcgccgccaccctctcccgcATCCACAGCCGCCGCCGACCCCGCCCCGCCCGCACCCCCGTCCTCAGCCGCCTCTCCCGCTACCTCACCTCCGGCCTGCTCTCCCGCCTCCACACCCTCGTCGCCATCAGCCTCATCATCTTCATGATCTTCGGCACCCTCTCcggtttcctcttcttctcctacaAGATCGGCATCGAGGGCAGGGACGCGGTTATCTCCATCAAAACCCACCTCCAGCACCACAATTACTCGCAGTGGATCGGGtttcaaaagtggatggatgacaaCGATGTCCCCGTGCTCATCGAGTCTTACACCTCCAAATTCTACGAGAGCATCTCCCAGTACATCGACTCCCTTGCCCTCCAATACAATGCCACTGAGATAGTGGATGGTTTCAGGCTCCACTTGCTCAAGCCATTGGAATCTTCCAATTCCTCGGCCATAGCTGAGCAACGAGAACATCATCATGCTTTCCCCAAGAAGCTGCAGATTTTCCTCCACAGGGTCAGGAACCAGGAGTGGAGGTTGATTTATGCCGAGTCGGATGGGGTTTTCAGAGAATTCCTGGCTGTGATTGCGAGGGACGACTTGATGGAGAAGATTAAGGCCATCGCTCTTCAGAGCATCGATGTCTCGAAGCGGGTGTTTGCTAGTACCACCATGGTTTTGGCAGGGAGTGCGAACATCTTGTTCTCTGTCACTCTTTCGCTTCTCTCTGGGGCTGTGGAATTGCTGAACTTTGTTTCCCAGCTCACACTTTTCTTCTGGCTTCTGTATTATCTGATCACTTTGGAATCAGGGGGTGTCATGGACCATGTTCTGGAGATGCTTCCCATCTCCAAGTCGACTCGTGTCCGATGTGCAGAGGTTCTCGACCATGCTGTCAGTAGTGTGTTGTTGGCCACTGCTAAGGTGGCCCTGTTCCAGGGGTGTTTTACTTATCTTTTGTTCCGGTTCTACCGCATACATTTCCTCTATGTCTCGACTTCCCTTGCATGGATGAGTGCTGTTTTCCCGATAACCCCATTTTGGCTTTCGTCCATCCCTGCAGCAGCTCAGTTGGTTATGGAAGCTAGATATGTTGAAGCTGTTGGATTAACAGCGGTTCATCTTGTACTTTTGGATTATGGTACATGTGCCATCCAAGATGAGATACCTGGGCAGAGCTCTTACCTGACAGGGCTTAGCATTATTGGTGGCATTGCATTGTTCCCATCTGTCTTGGAG